DNA sequence from the Fusarium verticillioides 7600 chromosome 2, whole genome shotgun sequence genome:
TCCTCTAGTTGGGCTACAAGACCTGCTTGTTCAGCGAGTTTATACACTGATCGACCGCACGTAACGATAAGGGATACTCTAGAGGCTTTTCGTCGCCCTTTGCAAAGATTTGCGAGTTTTCGTATCTCGGTGAGGGAGAAGTGTGGGTTGCCCAGTGATACTAGGTCGATGGGTTGGTTTGCTGGTGCACTGTTGAGCTTATCCCAGCATATTCCCAAATCACCCAGCTTGACTTCAGCAGAGGTGGATCCAGGGGCGAGGACTGTCTCAAGCGTCTGTGCCTCTGGCGTAATGCCCACGATGTGAAACATTGGGGCACTCGATATCGTGGCAAAAGCCGCACCGAAGGCCTTCAGGTCATCTGTTGAgagaccaagcttctcaagcccTGTTATCACAGGGATTCGGCTGGTCGATAAAGTTCCAACATAGTATCCCAGTAATGGTGGAAATGAATCATCAAGTCTTGTCGTGTCCTCCAGCCCCACGATCTTCACACAAATAGAGGCCAGTCGATTGATACCGAGATGAGGGCCTCCTCTGGGCGCCCTTCCTGTCAGAGCAATCGAGATGTCCAGAAAGTCTGGGTACTTCATGGTTCGCGCCCCCAGAACACTATTCGCATAAACAACGGCATTCGACTCTGCCCAAGCAATCTGCTCACCAAGCTTAGGGGCACTCTCAAGCTGATAAGGTGCGCACGTAAATGTCGGTCTAGCTCCCATGTCTGTATATGCTTTTCCGAGCGCATCGGCTGCTTCTCCGAAAGTAGTATCGACACCAAGAGCCCGCCAGCGCTGTTGGTCAACTGATAAAGAGTTGAGTGTCGTTGGAATTCGGACTTTACCGCCCCAGTCTCGAAGCCTTTCAGCTAGAGCGAGCGTTGCAGGACCAGTGTAGACGCACCCGTCGACGTGGACTTGTGTTACATCCATAAGACGTGTTGCGCCTAGGAGGTGCGCCATGCGGAGGACGATTCTGATAGCGACGCGTGATGCGTCGCCGTAGTCTCCTCTTAGAAGTTCCTGATCCAGTGTTGAGAGCTTTATTCCCTCTAGAGCTGGTGTCGTTTCAAGAATAAGACCGCTCTCTGTGTCTATCACTGAACCTTTTCGGTGTTTTGACGGTGGGTGAGTGGACACATAACCATCGTCCACAAATATTGTTTGTCCACTCAGTCGAATGAGATGTCGAAAGTCTTCCTTGTCTAAAACCACGACGGGGATAGAATGGTCAAAGACTTCCTCTGCAATCATGACTCCAAGAGTAAGAATGTCCTCTCGTCTCTCAAAGATGATTGCCTCAGGAGCTTTGCCATTGAGCAACAGCTCAAGCATAACACCGCTACCTGTGCATGATCCTCGACCTCCCGGAATAGCGAGGACAGTGCCTTGGAGATTTTCTCCACTCAATGGATGGTGTCGGTCAATGATCTCACTGGTCTGGGGGTCAACGCCTCCCcagaagctcagctcaagatcaCTCGCAAGGAGTTTAGCCGTGGCTCGACCTTGAACATAGGCCGTTCCAGTCCATAAAACCTCATCAATGGAACccatcttttctttccagcagTGAGCGTTTCACTTCAAACGAGAATTACCTGATGATCTGGATTAGTTACGCCTCGGCTTACAGGCTGATGACATGTTTCCCCTACAAATTTGTCCCGACGTCTCCCAACTATTAAACACCATGAAAGAACTTACAAAATAATATACATGTCtaggaagaagaagcaattTTTGTTTTATGTCAAAGAAAATGTAGATTCGGCCGGAATCTTCGGAATAGAGGAGACCAAGCACCACCAGCCTTCAAGCCTTGATCCTCAAACTTTTGGAGCAGTGCAACAACACGGAATAAGAGCACAATCGGCTTCAGATCCCATCCGCACTCGAGAAATAAGGATCAATAGGATATGGTCCTAAACAGGAAAGACAAAAATCCTTGTTGTCAGTTGTCGAACTGCGAAAAAAGAACAACTTATCAACCCCGCATTACGCTTATCTCCAACATCGTGGAACTAGCCGGCTCTGATCGGAAGGACAAGCCGACATGACGGTCCGTGACCCGATATTTCTTGCATAACAGGTTGTGTAGAATTGTAATGCCAGATCGTGTAGAGTGAAGCATTTCACTGTTCGTGTCACAACTCTGGAGCCAAGCAAGGTATGCCAAGGAACCGGTAAAGGAAGCCATAATTTTGACCCCAAGCTATTCAAAGGAGAGACCAAGAGTAGTTTATAAGAAGGATGGGATAACCAATCTATAGCAATAATAATTTGCCATCGAACATACTTGGTATGACAAGTCTTGCGTGTAAGTTCGAAACGGATATAGTTGGTCCAAGGTGTAGGTTAGGCCCAATGTCGCGGCGTAATCTTACAGCTTCTCGTATAAGAGAACCAGCAACACTGATAGACTGGTTAGAGCTGAGAGATTTAAGACATTATCTTATATGTAGAGCAACTCCGAATAGAAACCTATTCGAAGGAGCATTAGACTACAATGTTCCTGTGACAGTTTGTTCAGTATGGGGTAACCGGGTAACCCAGCAGTTTTCATCTGTTTGTATACGGGTTTTGTTATTCGCCGATCGATTTATAGACCTTCCAAATAGAGGCATTCCCCGTCTAGGTACGGATCACTATATCATGCCACTGACCTCTCCAAAAGAAGATCCTATCTCTGTTCTTATCTGACTAGACCATCCAGGTACCCCAGACAACACCCGACATCGGCCACTTGCGTCATTCCGCTCTTCTCCACCAATGTCCGAGCTCAATTGAACCCAAGCTCCCCTTCTGACTTATTCCCCAACCTCCACCCCAAAACTTTAAGCTACACGAACAAATCCGTTTTGTTTCCCCACGATGCGCATCGCAACAGTCGCCAGTTTCCTGGCATCGGCCTCTCTGGCCATTGCTTTCGATTGGCAGCAGGTTCTTGGAGATTATGACAAAAAGCCCTCCTCCGACGTCATTGCTAGCAACGACGATGCGCCCTCGTACCGGTCCGAGCTACTGAGCTTGCACAAGTCTCTTATTGAGACGTCCTCGGTTTCTGGAACTGAACATGATGTGGGAGTTTGGCTTGAGGGGTATCTTGAGAAAAAGGGATATACTACTTCGCGTCAGGAAGTTGAGCCTTTTGATAATACGCCGGAAGGAAAGCCGAGGTTCAATGTGCTGGCTTGGcgacaagatggaaagaagactTTCGATCCCAAGGTCTGTGTGAGCAGCCACATTGACGTCGTTCCACCGCATATCCCATATGGaattgatgatggtgaggttACAAAAGAGACCATGATCACCGGCCGAGGCAGTGTGGACGCCAAGGGTAGCGTTGCTGCTCAAATCACTGCGGTTGAGAACCTTATCGAGCACGGAAAGATCGATCCCCATAAGGTCGTCCTGCTATTCGTTGTCggcgaggaggtcaagggtgATGGCATGCGCCGTTTCAGCGAGGCcatcgagaccaaggagcTTCCATACAGTCTGGACGCtgtcatctttggcgagCCTACAGAGCTTAAGCTTGCTTGCGGACACAAGGGCATGCTGGGCTGCGACGTTACCACAAAGGGCTTCCCCGGTCACAGTGGTTACCCATGGCTCGGCAAGTCAGCCAACGAGCTGATGATTCGAGCCTTTGCTAAAGTGCTCGACACCGACCTTGGTAGCAGTGAGCTGTTTGGTAACACCACTGTCAATATTGGTCGATTCAACGGTGGCGTGGCCGCTAATGTCATTCCcgaggaggccaaggttgGACTGGCTGTGCGAGTTGCGAGCGGAAAGCAGGCTGATGGACATGTCATTGTTCATGACAAGATCCAAGCCATCTTTGACGAGGTCGACAAGGATGCTTTCATCTTCGACTGCACCCACGGGTACGGACCTGTGGAAGCAAATTGCGATGTCGATGGTACGTACACCATTTCAAATTCTTGTGGGAGCGTCGCTAACAAGCTCAGGCTTTGAGAAAATCACCGTCAACTACGGAACCGACATTCCCAACCTCAAGGGTGACCACACGAGGTACCTGTACGGCCCAGGAAACATTCTTGTTGCACATGGCGCGAGGGAGAACTTGACCgttgctgatcttgaaaCTGCCGTTGAAGGATACCAAAAGCTGATTCTTCATGCGTTGAAGCAATAAATAGAAACCCAATTTTCCGCTGCTCTAGTCTAATGTTGGATATGATAGCCCGCTTAAATGAAATATGACATCGTAAAACTGGCTTATGCACCAGTGATTTTGGCCCAGCGCTCAGGCAGGATCTTGCTAAAGTCAAAGTTGCCATCAGGTCCCTTCTCAATGGCGCCTTTCTCTGTGACCACGGCGTCAATGAGCTCCGCGGGAGTGACATCGAAGGCAGGGTTCCACACGTTGATTCGCTGATCAGCGGTAGCAACGCGGACCTTGCTGCTCTCATCGACGGTACCATCGGGTTTGATCACAGCTCCTGTGACCTGTGtgagctcctccttctttctctcctcaatcttgatacCATCGCCAGTCTCAGTCTCGAGGTCAATGCTGGTCGTGGgagcagcgacgatgaacttgatTCCGTGGTGCTTGGCAAGAACAGCGAGTTGGTAGGTACCAATCTTGTTAGCTGTGTCACCATTGCGAACGACACGGTCAGCACCAACGATGACAGCCGCGatgttcttttcttgcttgcGGTTGCGGAAGAGTGAAGCAGCCATGGAATCAGTGATGAGTGTGCTGGGGatgttctcaaagacaagttcaaAGGCAGTGAGTCTGCTTCCTTGGTTGTAAGGTCGAGTCTCTGTGCAGAAGGCGTGCTGGAGGAGATCCTTGGACTGAAGAGTGCGAATTATTCCCAGTGCAGTACCGTGGCCAGATGTAGCGAGGGATCCAGTGTTGCAGTGTGTGAGGAccgagatcttcttgtcaGAAGAGGCACCAGCTTGGGCACGCAGCCACTCAGCTCCATGGTCACCAATGGAGAGGTTGGTCTGGAgatccttctcaaagatcttctcagcctcttcgaTGAAAGCTGTGATAACCTGCTCCTTGGTAGCAGTGCTTCCAACCGCTCTTATTGTGGACTTGAGCTGGTTAATAGCGTTGGTCAAGTCGACAGCTGTAGGTCGGCTTTCTTTGAGATAGTCGAGAGCTTCCTCAATTTGAGAGATAGTATCCTCAGCGTTTGAAGCTGTGATGCTTCCATTGTGAAGTTCAACAGCTAGACCGAGAGCTGCTACGATGGCAATAGCTGGGGCACCTCGCACTCGCATAGTTGCGATGCTGTCAAAGGCCTCTGTTCTGTTGGAGACATCGTCGTAGTGAAATTCGTGAGGAAGACGGAGTTGATCGAGGACCTGGAGTTGGCCCCGAGTGTacttgacagccttgagagaAGACATGATAAAGAGTCAAAACGGTTGGGAATGAGAGAAATGAACAAGTTTAACAGGCTTATTAGTCGCAATTCCTTGACAAAATGTTGCCCCTCCAAGATTCTGCCGCCACCCCGCCGTCAAAATGAAAATAGCGTCATGACACCCAACCAATAACACAACGCACGTGCACTCACCGCCTGGGACCGGACAAATGCCGCTTCCGGCGCATGAAGGACCCAGGAGGTACTTCTACGTCAACAGGGGTCTCCAATCGTTATCCACTGGAGCTCGTTCGGGACAGCTTTAGCGGTTAAACACCATCTCGATTGAGATCCATACCTTGACTGTTTACTTGGACAAACAGCAATGACAAGTGCGCGCTCGAGCTGTTTGCCATGGAACAGCCATTCTCGACGTCAAAAGTGACTGGTGAGTACTGACCTTCTATGGCGTTTATTCCCCTGTAAACCTTAAGCCTCCCTTGAGTTGTCCGCTAACACGACACCTTGTCGCAAGTCGAGTACTTCGATCCTCACGATGTTTACAAGCTCCTCGCCCCGGGATTGATTCCTCGTTTGCCGTTGCGGAATCTGAACTGGCAATCGCATGCTGGACCTCTACGATCTATCGACACGCTTCacgttgagcttcttcagggGGATGGCCCTggatcagcttcttctcctcacaCCCTTCGACGATCAGGGAGCACTCTCGACGATGGGTTTCAGCAGCAGAACTTTGGTGGTCAGGCGGCTTCTGCTGATCAGATAGACACGCAGTCTTTGCCTTCGAGGGCAATTGGGAGTCAACGACGACATCAAATTCCTGGTTTGCGACGGACACCGTATCTCAAGGTGCTACTGGTGAGATGCGACGACAATGAAACATACAAGACCTCCGTTCGTGCCGAAATTCGAGAATGGATCAAGACTCAGATACCGTCATCAAGCAACCCGAAACGAAATAGCAAACAAGAGAAGCACGATGCGTTCGATTACTTGATTCTACACGTTGTCCTTCCGAATACGGTGGCGTCGACGCAACCGAGGACCAGCTCTCGCTCACAGGAGAATTCAGAAAAGTCAGCTCCGCGATGGCGCACTGGCTCGACACCGCTACTCGAGAAGCTTCGAACCGACTTTTCTGGCCTTGGAAAGACAGCACCGGATCGAGTTGCACAGATCAGAATTGGAATCAATGATCTTCCGTACGATCAGCTGCCGAGAGTGGTTCCTGCGGTGCCGACAGGGTACTCGGAAGATGAGCACGATGCTGAAAATGCCTGGGCGGAGCTcattgccaagttcaagagccTTATTCTCACCTCGTTCGACTCGCGCGTGACACAGTACGAAGAAGAtattaaagaaaaagacggTCAGCGAAGCTTACCGGGATGGAACTTCTGtactttcttcatcctcaaagaagGCTTGGCAAGAGGCTTTGAGAGTGTTGGTCTAGTAGAGGATGCCTTGGTGGGATATGATGAGCTCAGTGTTGGACTCGACTCTGTTGTCAATGAGCAAGCTGATGAAGGTTCGCCAACGAGACACGGAGGCGCCATGCTCAGCTACACCGAGGACCTCAAGGAGATTGTCAAAAGCTCTCTCGCCAAAGCACCAGGTGGAAAcacagaagacgaagaggcTGTGGATCTTCAGTCGAATGAGACTATCAAGGAGCAGTTTGATGAGATACCCATCAGTGCTACCAAGAAGGCTTATAGAGACAAGATTCTGGCTAATGATGTCTCTGTGTTTGACTTCCGGTGCTATATCTTTGCACGACAGATGGCACTGCTCTTGCGGCTTGGAAACGCTTGGTCATCAAGGGAGGATCTGCTCGAcaagttgaaggagcaaCAAGACTCTGTCTTGCATGGAGTCGCACCTCTAGCACCTCCACCAAAGCATACCGAGGAGACGGAAAATCTTGCAAGCCTGGGTGAGATATGTCGAAGGACTCTACAGTTCATCCCGGCAGTGTCGCAAATTATGCGACGAGACATTTTGACTGCTGTGGCATCTGAAAAGTctgacgaagacgactctCCTATCGATCCCAATCTATCAGAAGTCATTGACAATGTAGTCGCATCATTCGCATTCTCAGTTGCTCAACAGATCCTCGCACAAACAGCATCAAAATCCCTTCCCATTCCTCCCTCCActcttgctcctcctcaaagccaggaGCAAAAGTCCTCCATCCCTGAACCCAAGACTATGATGCACCCTGCCCGAACTACGTCTCTTCATGTCTCAACAGGTCCAGCACCTGGGACTCGTCCTCCACTAAGCCCAGGTGTGTTCCCTGGGCCGGGCATGCCAAAGATCAACAATGATCAGGAATCACAATTTCTCAAGGGGGGTCTTGAGGATCTCGCTGCTAGACGCGCCGAGCTTTACATGCTGTCACGAAGTATCCTTGATGGCTTGGGTAGGAAGCGCGGGTGGAGTGATGGCTGGAAAGAGGCGCCTATTATCGCAGAAGCTGAGGcagactttgaagagatCAGTCTTGATGATCAGCCTGCTACAAGTGGTACTTCAGAGGAAGTACCTCCATTGGACGCTGGTGTCAACAACAATCTTCTCCAGACAGCCATTGACAACCCAGAGAACTTCTACCGTCTATATGAGATTCTCACAGACAAAGCCCTTCGACACTACACTGTTGCAAACCACGATCACGCGGTACAAGCAAGCATGGCAGATCTTGCTGTGCTCAACTTTCATCTCAAGGAGTACAGCACTGCTTCTTCCTATTTCTACCGAGCCACACCATTTTTTGGCGAGAGCGGTTGGACGTCACTCGAGTTGTCTATGCTTGTCATGTATCTCCACTGTCTCCGTGAGATGAAGTCAAAGGATGATTATGTGCGAGTTGCTCTGAAGCTATTGACGAAGTCTTGTGCGGCTGAAAAGGAGAGACTAGAGCAACGCTCAAAGAGAGTATCGAGGGTTGGTAAGCCCGAGCCTGTGGACGCAATGTCCATGAAGGGTGTTGTGGGTAACTTGTTTGACCTGGCTTCTTCGCTATCTTCACAAGTCAAGGTGCACTTGTCCAACTTCTTTACAAATATCGAACTTGCATGTGCTCCTGAGTATTTTGATAAAGAGGACAAATGCTCCTTGACTATCAATCTGTGGTGTTTGTTGCCGGACGAAATTAAGTTGGATGGGATAGATGTTCGAGCCACAGCCTCTGAGCCGGGGCCTACCAAGGAGCTGCTTTTCTCAAGGAAGGGAGACATTGTTTTACAGCCTGGGCAAAACAGCATCACAGTTGAATGCACAGTAAGTTCTTGAACCAAACTGAAAGATTATGCTAACAGCTTCAGTCTGTCATTCCTGGAAAATACAAGAtagatcatcttggactttTCTCGAGCAACCTCTTCCTTCACTTTGAACGCGACATCAACCAACCACCTCCACAAACTACTGATATCTTCAAGCATCCTGAGGTCGTCATCTTCCACCGAGATGGTGCTCTTGATGTGCATCTTGTAGCTACAAGACACACCTCCCtagacaagaacaacacaTTGGACTTCACTCTCAACCCAGGCTGGAACTCGATCAAGAGTTGCGAGATCCGTCTCAGGCCCACTACTGGTGGCCTGCGGATGTTGACTCTTGAAGCCCAAGTTATCGACTCGGATGTCGAGTTTGCAAAGAAGCCCGAGGCGGGTGGTATCATCTACTTCAACAAAATCCCGGCTGAGTCAAGCGTCACTCTACGATTTCCTTACTCAGTTGAGCATGACATTGCGAATGTATCTGCTAAGGCCGACGTCGCATACACGCTTGAGTCGGGTCAAAAGTATACGTTTGCAAAGTCGATAATCATTCCCATCTCTCTGGCTTTGGGTGTCAACGTGCAAGATGTCTTCAAGCATAATGCACTTTACTCTCGGTTTAACGTGTCTACAGCGAGCCACAGTCCTCTTCGCTTGTATAAGAGCGAACTGATGCCCTCGGATCTGTTCGAATCCGAGTTTGGCGTTCCTCCTGCTGATACAACCATGGTGTTTTCGAAGCAACCCGCGACATTACTTTACCGCATAAAGAGGAAGACCAATGTCAGGTCGAGTAAGCGAGCGGCGAGAACTATGTATTTGAAACTCTATTACAACATACTACAAACGGAGATCGAGGAGGCGCTTGTCAAGTCCATATTTGATGCTCTGAATGATCCTTCCTTGGCATCATTCTCGAAACTCATCACATCGCTAGTTGTgagagaagccaagaccCTGCAGCCCATTGACCTCGAGCGAGCCGCACTTCTTGGCGCAGTGCCTACTGCCTTTCTAGCTGACGTTCCTTGGGATAAGTACTTTGCTGGCATTGGACAGGTACCTGGAACGCAAGTTGATGCAACAGAGAAGATATCGACTGCTATCAGGGAATGGCAAGCTTCCAATCCTCGAATTACCATTTCAGCAGCGCAGCCTGATAACCCCTGCACACTCCTCATCCCAGTTGAGATACCCTCACTGCCTATACTGCATACCGCGGATATTGAGCTGCAAACTCCGGTCACGGAATTAATGGATCAGAAACCGGGAGCTGTCCCAACTGTGGCTGTTAACCAGATGCTCGCTGCTACGCTGCATCTTAGATGGACGCAGATCTGGGACACTGAAATGCAACACAAGAAAGACACAGAGTATAGCTATGAAGTCGCAGCCGCAGGAGATACATGGCTTCTCGGTGGTCGTCGAAAAGGTCACTTTGTCATTCCAGGTTCAAAGAAGGACCCCCTGTCCTCAACATCCGACACAGAAGCTGAGATTCCACTTATCATGAttcctcttcgagaaggTTGGCTCCCATATCCTGGTATTGAGATCCGAGAGGTCAAAGATGGAGTAGAGAATCAGACTCAGACTTGTGAAGTTGACTTTAGGAATTTGGGAGAGTCGATACGAGCCGTGAGTGAGAGGAAGGGTGTGACGGTTAGCTTGGATGCAAGCGGACCTGGAGGAGGAccgttggtgttggagagTGAAGAACCAAAGAGGGAAAGGGGAAGGATAGTTGCTTAGATCTAGGTGTATAATAATAATGAGTGTCATTTCGAATTGGGATCATATCAGCGTTGTCTTACTCCATCTATAGCACATCAAGTGAAGTCAGTTACCAAAAGTAGAGTTCCCAGGTAAAACCAGCCAATGACAGCCTGAGAATCTAGCTCTAATTCTACagccaagcaaaaagacAACTTCTCAATATGTCGAGGAAGCAAAAGCAGAGGGTTCAACTGTCTGAGACAGCTGGGGTAACGGATGCCCCGTACTGGAATCGAACCAGTGATCTTCGCATTACGAGTGCGACGCCTTACCACTTGGCCAACGGGGCCGGGGCGTGTCGTCCTCTTATTGGCAAGCTCGCTTAGTTTTGGTGTTTATATGCGCGAGCTGAGAGTTTTGGGTGTTCTTGAGGTCTTGGGATTTGGCagatttggtgttgagtgaGGCTGGTTCTGAGTTTaagaggaggttgagagatGGGGTTGTTGAATGAGGATGTGTTGGCCTGGGAGAGGAAATGAGAGATTGTTGCTTGGGGAACCTTGATAGAGTGTAAGTCTTTCGTGGGAAAGGGAAAATCTGGCCTACTGCATCGCTTGTTTGCTGGCCGCTTTTGTCGTGAGAATTGCGTTGTTAACCATTGCAAGAGGAGAGAATATCAGAAGTTTAAGAGAAGAATAATCTGAGATGGTAATGATTTGAGGGAGAATTCTTTATGTTTTTGGTTCGATGTTTGGTAAAGAAAACCCGATGTTGTAGGACGAAAGTTTTTCTCATCTGCCAGTGGCTGCCACGGCTTtgccactcactcacttacaAGTCATGTTTCTGCATAACCGCCAAACACTAATTCATCTACTCTAATTGAGCGTTTGGTTCTCGTGTTCGTgtcttgagcttgaactGCTCTTCATAACTCATTTATTCATACAATAGCTGCGCCGTAGCATTTCTGTTCCAGCTGTAGCTAGATAGGTGGTAAATGTGAGCATCTTGAGTGAGCTTTGACCTCAGTATCATATACCAGTATATCATCAGCAAGACACTCACAATCATCTAAACGGCCGGCCAACACGAAGATGTACTCGTGTGGAACTTGTTAGCTACAGTTTGCCACGGGAAGGTTCTCTCGAGACCAGCATTGTGAAGCCACCAGTCGAAGCGGACGACGGTTAGCAGTGCTTGATCCTCATGCAAGGAGTCACGTTTCAAGGTGTATTGCCCAACGGCGCGCTCCTTTCGGGGACACCAAGGATCATCACCGTCCCCTCCTCGTCCCTCCGCTTGAGTCTGTGTGTCCGGAGGTTTTTGCCAGGTCGTCGATCAAACCAAGCACTTACAAGAGGCCTGTCAAAAGAAGACGCAGAACACCAACGACTTTATCGAGAAAATTTCTTTTCTCGATGTCGTCTGAGCCACTAACGTAAGTTAAATCTAATCGTCCATTGCTTAGGACATCATGACAGAATACTGGCGCGTCAGGACGAGGGCTTTAATACCAACTACCTGATGCAACGGGAGCCAGTATCACATATGGCGGCCAGTCCATCAATAGACCCCTGAGAACGTCATTACGATTGGTATTCCTGTGCGCTGCGACTCTGCCAGAGCCTGGTCTTTCTGCGACTTTTGATAGCatctgaagatgagatgggctATCTGCCACATAGCCGCAAATCGTACATTTGTACCTTTCAGTGACTCTGACTATGGCTTCCTGGGTCTCATTCCTTGCGTAAAAGTTCTCCGCTTCTTTGTGTATTCGGCTCGGATGTCTTGAACCTTCTGCAGTTGCTCAGGAGTCAAGCCGCACTCATCTCGGACAAACTCGCTCCAAGAGCCATTTCTCTGTTTCCCCcatcttttgtttctcatcCTTTTTCTATGAGAGAGGAGTCACTTGCCCATGTGGTTTCGCTCAAGATATAGTCGAGGTATCACTCAACCGCTCTGAGCGTCCGCGGATGGTAGTGgtattggtgttgttggagttgTTGTTTTTAGAAGAACTGGAATCTCAGATCGCTCGTTCAGAGCCTCCATttcaaactcaagatcaGCATATTTTCTATTGTTCAATCTTCTTAGCGCACCAGAATACCCCGAGAGATCAtctctcaagatcttgcatcGAGAGGGACGGTTCCTCTGGTGTCAGTGATGAGAATAGTGTCTGATTTTGCGCATGGATAAGGAAGAATCATGTACATGCACCGTCCTCATCACTTGGCGGAAACAAAGGGGCCCGTCTTTGGCACATTAGATCTTTATATTAGATCATGTCTTGATTTTCCATGACTTACGGTAGTGCTCGTTCTAGACCAAGAATTTTAGAATGGTGGTACTTGACGGTTGCTGTTTTGGATCGGCCTTCTCACGGCTCAACTCGGGACATACCATATCCAGCATCCCAGGGACACACTACAGTCACTTGACCCTGCTCAAAAAATTGCATCATGGTTCTCCAAGCCCCCATTCCGTATCAGACTCGTCACTGAGGTGCTATACACCACAATGGTCATTGTCAATTAGACGCTCAAGGAGGCAAACTTCGCATACGGAGCACCCATCGCAGAGCTTTGAGGCCCGTTATCGATGAAGGCATGGTTAAAGAATGGATTGAGTaggatgcagaggatggaTTCGAGCCGCTGTTTGGATGATATGTGATGCCGATGGATGCTGGATGGCGGATTAAACCCAGTTTGCGTTTATTAACGAAAGCAACTTTGACACTTCTGCCAGGTATTTATTGGAAATGGCATGCAGTTTAGGTGAAGTGACTTTGGTATCGCAGCTTCAGGGTGTTTTTTGCTTCTGTCACAGGGCACAGCATCTATAGAGAGCAGTCTTTGGGTCGAGTCGAGGAACCTTGCGTATAAAATTGATGTTGGTTTCACGATTTATTGTACCAATGAGTATGATGCTGGTGAATATGTACATACGCGAGTTGCAACCCAAATCTGTCGTCGCTCAAGTTTGCAGGCGCAGACACCATCCGGCGTTGTCTTTAAGTCGATAAATATTTCGATTCTAGTAGTGGTCAGGCTGTCACATAATATCCTACCACTAAGCTTTTGATAGAATAGTATTAGGTTAGTACTAACGTTCTTTATGAGCTGTATTTATTCAATAATAGGATCTTCCTTCGTTTATACACTATTGTATAATCGAGTAGGCTTGTAGACAATCTTGAGTAGACTGTAAATGACGCAATTGAAACATATCGCATTCCCAGACTTGATTACAGAGCAATGATTGTACAGCTGGGGTAGTAGCCAGAGG
Encoded proteins:
- a CDS encoding acetylornithine deacetylase; amino-acid sequence: MRIATVASFLASASLAIAFDWQQVLGDYDKKPSSDVIASNDDAPSYRSELLSLHKSLIETSSVSGTEHDVGVWLEGYLEKKGYTTSRQEVEPFDNTPEGKPRFNVLAWRQDGKKTFDPKVCVSSHIDVVPPHIPYGIDDGEVTKETMITGRGSVDAKGSVAAQITAVENLIEHGKIDPHKVVLLFVVGEEVKGDGMRRFSEAIETKELPYSLDAVIFGEPTELKLACGHKGMLGCDVTTKGFPGHSGYPWLGKSANELMIRAFAKVLDTDLGSSELFGNTTVNIGRFNGGVAANVIPEEAKVGLAVRVASGKQADGHVIVHDKIQAIFDEVDKDAFIFDCTHGYGPVEANCDVDGFEKITVNYGTDIPNLKGDHTRYLYGPGNILVAHGARENLTVADLETAVEGYQKLILHALKQ
- a CDS encoding methylthioribose-1-phosphate isomerase, which gives rise to MSSLKAVKYTRGQLQVLDQLRLPHEFHYDDVSNRTEAFDSIATMRVRGAPAIAIVAALGLAVELHNGSITASNAEDTISQIEEALDYLKESRPTAVDLTNAINQLKSTIRAVGSTATKEQVITAFIEEAEKIFEKDLQTNLSIGDHGAEWLRAQAGASSDKKISVLTHCNTGSLATSGHGTALGIIRTLQSKDLLQHAFCTETRPYNQGSRLTAFELVFENIPSTLITDSMAASLFRNRKQEKNIAAVIVGADRVVRNGDTANKIGTYQLAVLAKHHGIKFIVAAPTTSIDLETETGDGIKIEERKKEELTQVTGAVIKPDGTVDESSKVRVATADQRINVWNPAFDVTPAELIDAVVTEKGAIEKGPDGNFDFSKILPERWAKITGA